Genomic segment of Drosophila biarmipes strain raj3 chromosome 2L, RU_DBia_V1.1, whole genome shotgun sequence:
CAAAAgtttaataacaatttatcGTAAGCGAAGTGATCCGAGCACATGCTCATTATTCATTACTTGTGGCGGGGCTTAGCTGTTTGATTAATTCCAGACGACGACCCGAAGTCTGTTGCCAAGGGTGAATACCCGCCGGATTCAAATGTGGATTCAAATGGGAACTGGAATCACATTGCGAAGCGGTTCCTCCGGGGAATTTCAGCAACGCAAATTTTGATAAGTCGACCAAATTGTTTTCAAAGGCAGGTTCTATTATTTGCCGGGGTTTTTAAgctgaataaaaattaatgatttACCAGCTTTTTAGTAAGGCTGGCTGATTTCATACTGTGATATAGCtgacaaaaaattaaacatttaatattcattGTAAAATAACAGCGGAAGTAGCCCATCCAATTATGGCACGTTATATGTCTACTATTATTATccaattacaattttaaagtacTTGTTCGTTAATCATAAGTTAGGCGAACtatacacacatatatttcGAAAAAGGTTTGgattaaatattgcaaatgttAATGAACAATTCAAATAAGCATTTATcacgattttattttaattattattggaCATTATAACCAAGTTCGTGTTGGTTTATTTTCCCCTTTTTATTGAACTTGTAAGCAccttgaatttttaaataatacgCAATGTCAGCAAACAATgaaaacctataaaaatcaGTAATGAATCACACctgctttgttttatttttgatgaCTAGCTAAGAGTGCTATGAGGGTGTGGGTGAGAATTCACAAGTCTTTAACACAAGATAATACCTTAATCGATTTAATCGATAGGCATTCAATACTAGTTATAATGTTAAATGAACTTGTAATCGTCTGAGGAGAAAACGTTTTTAATTAGCATCAACAAAGTTAGTCAGAACTCCCCCTAATTAGTAGTTATAAACTAGGGTAGTAAGAAAATGCGGGTCTTAGATCGTGATACGTAAGTTTTTCTCACCTTTCCCCACTGCCCCCTTGGTATTTCCGTGCTAATTGGATGCTTTGATTCTTGGTTAGAGCTCGAAGCTTATCTATCATTCATGTTTGCTCACGGGGTCGACGGAATGTGCACTCGAGCATGCGATCACGGGCCCTCCTCCTCAACCTCCACCCAAAAATCCGCCTCCCTGCTGGTTGTCTGACTGTCTGATTGTCTGGCTCTAAAGTGCTAAACAGCTCCAAAAGTACGAATTAAATAGTAAACAGTCGGATGACCGTCGCCGATAGgctattaaaaattcgccacaaaaaacacaacaacaacaaacgcaCACATCGTTCAATTAATTGCGAAATGTACTCGGAATTTAGTCCATGAACTAAACTTTCCATGCGGAATACGAATCGTTTGACAGTTCCGATGGGGTGGTGGGGGGATAGACCAACTAACGCGTTTAGTTAGCGTGACTGCGCTAATTTGTTTGCATAGTTTAATGCGTGGTATTCCTTGGAAATGTCATAACAATGGCGTCATGAGGTCGCCCAACTGCGCAGTCCAGCTGTCACAAGGCGTGGGCCACCCTATCCCTATCCATATCGATGACATCGAACCCGAGGAGTGTCGGGCCAAGGATAGATGGTATGGGACCTCCCCATTAGGATGATCGAGGAGTTGACAAGTGTGTCGAGGGTgttacaattaaatatttattaaattctgATTGACACAAATGGGTCAGGCTATCATTGCAAAAACCAAACACTTCAGCGTGGGTTTGACAGGATTTATTTTCGGGATATTAACTATATTTTCCGTGAAATCGAAGTGGACTTGGCATATTTCATTTTGATTGACATAAGTTGGGCTGAATTAAcctgaatatttatttagcaatttttgatatttgttGAGATATTATGATTTTTTCAATAACAAAGCAAGGAAGAACATGAACAAAGGACCAGAGAACCAGAGGCTCAGAAGAACCGGAAAATCGATCAGCATTCAATTCAATCACAGAGGCCCAATTGATTTGTAACCTCAATACAACTTGTCTCGTTGACACCAATCAAACTGGATCGAGGAGGAGTCAAatcaatttgtttattttaaccGAGTTTCAATTCAATTGGCCGTCAGGCATAGGcacttttttcaatttcccaACCAAGTGACCGTGGCGCGCCCCATTTTTAGTGGCGTCATGCGGTTTCTGGCCCTGTTATCGTTGCGCGTATAGAAGCGAAAAAAGGGGCTCGGCTGCGGCTTTTCTGGGGACTTGGTTCTGGTACTTTCGACTGGATTGCCAGTATattaaaatacgaatatatattttgtagtgAAGCAAAAAACCTAAGCTCCCAACTGTCtcacaaaaatgtaaaaatattaatattgcaCAAAAACTCTAGACTGTATTGAGCTTTAGTTTTTGCATCGCTTAGGTGGAAAAATTCTAAGAAtttctaaaacaaaaatgctagtatgtatttttttaatcaataaaaCTAATTAGGAAGTAGTTAAAGGCCACAGCGACTTGTAGATATAAAACGCTTCCTTTGGGTGGGAACTTAAGAACCGACTGGGGACGTTTCGCGCGtgatatcatatcatatcagaCTATCTACTTACTTCGCACACTGTGCATTCCTCCTTTCTCCGTGTTGGACATGGCGCCTCTCTGTGCCGCTCTGCAAATGGAAATGTACCAGAAGTTAGCAAAGGTCTTTAAATTGGAAACGAAATATCGCAAGGCGATACGATAGGCATCTAGAGAATACGATATTAATAGTCTGCAAAGTTAATGAAACTTTTTCCGGAGCAGCCCACCGATGggtctttttctttttagatttttgacTATCTAATCTTATCGCCGCTGGTGTCTCGTGTGCGTACCTGAACGTGCCCACGAAAGGTGGCTATTTTCACCAGAGGAGGGCACACAATTGCCGTGTATGGGGGCAGTGTCGGGTCCGTCCCATGACTCAAGGCAATTATATCACACAGTACCGCTTGGCTCATTCATAACTACACCGGATTGCCCCTCCGCCGCCGCGGAACTAGCTCCTGGCCCGCTTATCGGGCCGCCCCTTATCGTCCCTGTCTGCGTCTTCAAATGCCGCCGCCCAGAAATCAGAAATTCTAAATATAATGAGACGCGAACACTTGAGTGGCGTCCGAAAGAGCCGCTGGCCTGGCTACTTTCACGTCAAATGGAATTAAATAGTATTCGCAGGCTAATTAAATTTGCACAAGTCAGCAGTTGAGTCAGGTGATTCACAAGTTAAATAGATATTATGGCCAAATATTTGGGCTAGACAGCAGCCCGGAAAAGGATATCAGTTAGACATAGACCTCAAGATCACCTTTTGTTTAAGGCAGTTAAGTACTACTTtcttttatgtttatattcACTTTGTATAAatagtttttcatatttttttaaacaattttcgggtgttttttatttgaaattatgtATATCCTAAGCTAAAATTTTTGGgatgaaaagtttttaatttatttaagtagtAATATATGGAAATCACTGTTTTATATCACAATCTATGGATTAAATACCATATTGTATCTTTATCactgaaaattaatttaaatcaatatcCATTTCTCCATGAGAACTTTCTCTATCAATCTGTTAGTCTTCAGTTTAAGTTCCCAAAAAGGTTCCCGCCAAATGCAATGAGCTGTCGTTATCCATTATTTGTTCAGTTCTGCTGGCGCCGCGATAATTTATTGAAGCGGCGGTGGAAACGGAATTGGAAGTGGAAATTCGTCAGCTATATGCGATTTGTTGCATGCTAATTATCGCCAGACACGTGCATGTGTGGCAGACAGGGTCTTGAGTCGGGAGCCCAGCCCCTAGCAACATGTTAGACTCAGTCCAATCAATTAACTGTGGGCCTATACGGCGTTTGGTCAATTTGTGGTGCAAATATTTGCTGGCGTCTTGGCAAcaaaaacccacaaaaaacCTATACCCGCATGAGGATATATATATCCGAAACTATCGTCCTTGTGCCTGGGACATGTGTTGCCATGTTATTAACCCAATGAAAAGCGGCATCTGTCAGTTCGTATGGTGTGTGGGCAATGACTATATACGACTTCTATATGGTCGCATATTAGTACGTCATCTTCCGACCGTCTAAACCGTCTATAAGGCAAACAATATTAGGAACTGCCGACTTTTCTTGCAGGAGGTCAGCCTATTCGGCGGGATCTTACTTACAATTAAAGAAATTACTCATTAAACAATATTAGTCATAAAGAAGCCAAGTCGtcaatgtttatgtttatgggGAAGTAATTTCCAAGCGCACTTTTGTTTACAATAAACAATGTGTATTCTATAACGCAAATCAGGCTTTAACATTTAATCACGACTATTATAAGTGCTAAGACACgtaccaattaaaaaatatttaatcacCAGTTAATTTGTGTCAATGTTGTTATAGTTAGTGCTGAATTAATTggaatattttacattttccgtctgaaaacaaattttataccGTTTATCAGCCAAAACGTTTTTATGGGTTCTCGAATAAGGATCTTTGTTAATTTAACTGGAGCATTAAGCTAATCACTTTTTTTAATcacttttaatattaaatcacTATTTTAATCAATAACTAGCCCTAAAAcatatgtaatttttttgcgtttttaatacaattatggtttttatttttaattagatagaatatttttaaagttcccGAATAACGTTctacaaatattaaatcactttaaaataaaatcactattaatattaaatattgacAATATTAACAATCAATCGTAACTAGCCCTAGAAcatagatattttttatacttgatcaggtagAAGATTTTTGAGGTTCTCGAAAAACGATCTACTTTAACTAAACCACATAATTAAGTCGCTATTGACTTATTATTGTTACTACAGCAAATAAGCTCCCTCTGAGATCTAATTAAACGCCACTTGGCTGTAAATAATTGTATTGCACCGCACTCGAAACGGATTGCTGGCACTTTTTGCATTAGGAACTGAAACCCACCTTGCACTCGACGATGGCTGCGGCGACAACTAACGAATGTTAGTTGTTTATGGCAGATTATATAATGTGTTCAGCACCAACCGATTGGCAAACAGTGCGAGTATGATTGGGTCTACCCCGATTTGCATAGAACAGCACACCCAGACGACAACGGAAACCGCCTCAAGACCGCAAAGAAACCGCACGTGTATCGCTTATTATTATCTTGTATCTTTtgttccccttttttttttaatatcaaaataGTTCTTCGGTAGATCAGAAAACAAAGGGTCCAAACACACGCTCCGGAAACAGTTTAGAGAACGGTTTTTAGAGTGACAGTGGGGGACAGACAGCTGTTGCTTATTTTTGAAACTAGAAAATCGGAGAGTTTTCTGGCGCAGGCGCAGGCAATTCTAGAATGCGAGCGGTTTCGAAAGCGATGTCGGAAGGCAGACGGCTTGCTGAGTGTTCACCTCACTCGGAGCGTTGGAACTGAACTGAAAATGCGGCCGTTCGTCGGCGGCTTTTTCTTTCCTCCGGCCAAAGCGGTCGCCGGCAGCGACGCAGGCGCCTCAGTCGCCGTCGCTGCCTcggccgccgctgctgccgccgctgacGTCCGTCGGCGTTGTTGCTCGTGGGAtgcaaaaattcaaattcttgcgcctcttattttattttatttttgtgctaTACCTTATTGCTCGTCTTGCTTTCCGTTCTTTCTTTCTCTCACTTCTTTCTCTTTCCCCACTTTCTCGACGCACGTCAGTGCGATTGCCCAGCTGCCATTATCTTTATCCACATCCAGATGTGATCGAGCCAAATCGGAGCGGATAGTTACCACCCCACACTGAAAAAAACACTTaaggttttataaaaatattataataaaattataccaGAGGTATTACTGAAGTTAAGATATATTCAAAACTTCGTGTGTTAAAGAGTCTGTAGACTCAAAATGTTTAACATTTCGTTCTTATATTGAGAACAATTTTGCTTTAAGTAGATTTCAAGAAGGAATTTAACTTGATTGAAGCACTATAAgaacattttgattttaaaaaatgttgttccaTTTTTAAGAGCACTTCCAACTCAAATGAGAACGTCAAAATTCCCTCTTTATAGTATATGGATTTGCGTATcgctttatattattatatagtaatatatttataatattcataaatatCGACTCAAAATTGTTACTCAGTAGTGTATAATTAATCGAACAATAGTTGCTTATCccaaactatttattttcggTGTGCTATATCAGTTTCTTTTCATAGGCCAAAAACCGCTGCCAAAGCAATGACTCTCTTCAAAGTTAGTCTTAAGTTTTGCCGCAGTTTTTATAGTCTTCAATGCCGGGAGCGTTTTGTTTTGACAGatattttgttgattaatagcTTATGGGCGAGGGATTTGTTTGTTTCTAAAACAGCTGAGATGTTATAACAACAGATCGTTCTTTATGGCCTGGGTATGTCTGATGAAATAGATTTTCTAAAGCACACATGCTTTTCGAATTTAAATGGGGTGGAGCTTTGGCAGTGTCACGGACATACCCACTTAATTGTACCCACAGTatgaacatttattaaatatacacaTTGTAATCTAATAAGTCTAGAGCAACatagaaaattaaatctaAACGTTGGGAATCTTGTTTATAAACCCCAAATTAAATAGTGCTAAATTTGTTAGATCTTAAggttaatttataaaaaatataatacccACACCCATTAATGTCATATTCAATTGAAAGATTATCGATTTGCTTGCTTGCTATATAAACTTAATTATGAAAATTCACAATTATTTTGAATCTTAAATCAAATCCAAATTATCCgctttattaatttgtatatttccatataaaataaatacacccAAAGTGCCCAGCAGCTCGGAATCAAATGGAGAAGCGGGTCCAGCGCTCCACGAGACTGGGACGCGGCGAGGCCCGGTACCGCTCGTCGAAGATGGGGCAGAACTTCTCCGGGAAGCGCTGCTGCAGGCACCGGATGACCGTGCCCGTGAGGTAGTAGCGCGGTGGCCAGCGGCACTCGCAGGGCGGGATGCACGTGGAGCACTGCGCCTGCATGGAGTTCCACTTGCTCATGGTGGTGGCCAGCACGGGAGCCAGGCACTCCATTCGCCACGGCAGCCGCAGGTCCCGCTCCGTCCAGTCGCAATCGCACGGCGGGATGCACGTCATGCACATCAGCTCCTCCGGCTCCAGTTCGGATGGCGactgctcctgctccaccACCGCCGTATCGCACTTGTACATCTGAGCCCGCGGAACCAATCCGATCAGCTCCTTGTACTTGCGCTCCTGCTCCCTGCGCAACCACAGGTACAGCAGATCCCAGTGGTCCAGGTTGCGGGAACGCTCCCGGAGGATCTGCATCCTTCGGTAGAGATCCGACCTGCGCACCTTGTCATAGTTCAGTCCAGTCTGCGTGTGGAACAGCAGGTACAGCTCGTTGGGCTTCTCATCCGGCAGAGAGATGCTGGAGGAGAACTTGGTCAGCTCGAAGTGGAACAGCATACGGATGGCATAGGTGATACGCCGGATGTGCTCGAAGTCCTTGATGTTCATGGCACACAGGGCGGAGGCGTCCAGCAGGAGCAGCTTTCGACCCGTGATCATATTCACACGAAAGGTGTTCTGAAAGGGGATTATATGGTTtatgatattaatattatttaatgagTACCCACCATATACTGAGGAAAGCCATATCCGTTGATCCATCGCCTAATATCCATATCATCCCACTCGAAGATCGATGGCAATGGCAGCTTGTCCACCACCATGGAGCACAGTTCTACGAGGGAATCGGGTGATGTCCTGAACTGTATGGGTACGTTATCCCTATCGTACTTGGGACAGCCCTTGAGGAAATCGTCCCTTGTGAACTTGGTGGGCGGCATATCCGAGCGGACCTTCGCCTTCGTTTTCACCTTCTGGTGAAGGAACTTGGTGTCCGCTATGCCGTATAGATAAGGCATCTTGCATAAATTTGGCTCACAACCCCAGTTCCTATTAATGGATTGTGTATTAAAATGGGGAAACaataaatatggaaaatacACTGCTTGCTGTGTTTTTATTCTGATGACCTAGGATTATTATCCTAACTTAAGATATACTTTCTTATAAAGATACTATATTTACCTTGGGTTTTCAAGCTGGCAATGCCGCGTTTGGTGGGCTTCGTATTACCACGTTCTGGGTGTGAGGTTCGTAAACAAGTCCAGAGAGTCTGGCGAAATCTGAACACAGCCAGAACCAGGTAGAGATGATCGTTCGTATGTACGTAGGTACCGATATCGGAACCCCCGTGGAAACATCTGTCCGTCAATCAGCACATGCCAAAAGTGAGTTATGGCCCAGGTAGAGGCCAATGGATCGATTGTTTCGGATTATGTTGTATCGGGATTGGGTTGTCCCGGCTCCTAACGGTCCTCCGGCCATGTGGTATCGCTGGTTGTCAAAACATGGTCAAGGGTAAACGCCTCCAGCTTACATACTCGTTCATTCGGCCGCCCGACAGCGAATATGTTTGCGGTTTATTAATGAGTGCCGCGAATACtcatata
This window contains:
- the LOC108027701 gene encoding uncharacterized protein LOC108027701 — translated: MPYLYGIADTKFLHQKVKTKAKVRSDMPPTKFTRDDFLKGCPKYDRDNVPIQFRTSPDSLVELCSMVVDKLPLPSIFEWDDMDIRRWINGYGFPQYMNTFRVNMITGRKLLLLDASALCAMNIKDFEHIRRITYAIRMLFHFELTKFSSSISLPDEKPNELYLLFHTQTGLNYDKVRRSDLYRRMQILRERSRNLDHWDLLYLWLRREQERKYKELIGLVPRAQMYKCDTAVVEQEQSPSELEPEELMCMTCIPPCDCDWTERDLRLPWRMECLAPVLATTMSKWNSMQAQCSTCIPPCECRWPPRYYLTGTVIRCLQQRFPEKFCPIFDERYRASPRPSLVERWTRFSI